The Calditerrivibrio nitroreducens DSM 19672 genome window below encodes:
- a CDS encoding cytochrome ubiquinol oxidase subunit I, whose protein sequence is MDYPVWVSESLAGAQLIAIVAVFHVFISHFAIGMGLYVVLAERLAIKSGDQDYKLFVKKSSALILLISAILGALSGVGIWFTIALVSPVGTASLIHTFVWGWASEWVFFVLEIVAILVYYYTWGKVSDSTHQLWGWLYFIGGWMSLFIINGILTFQLTPGKFLEDHSFWSGFFNPTFWPSLLGRTGITLILAGIYATLILSFSKAEVKKVFGRFSGYFVIIGAVLTFLGMYWWVYSIPEATRSNFLGGNVILSSFFKNSIYLTVLLVVLSIITMMAIPKYMNIIFALILLIIGQAAFGYYEFTRERVRKPYVIYDIIYSNGIFKKDVEKISSESFLKHAKWANVLNSNDDIEKGKSIFNSQCRICHMPNGFNAMKPKVEGMAAEDLKGMLGDLNANPLMPPFVGNEEEKLYLAKYLEKIGQGGN, encoded by the coding sequence ATGGACTATCCTGTATGGGTCAGTGAGTCTCTTGCTGGGGCTCAGCTAATTGCCATTGTTGCTGTTTTTCATGTTTTTATATCCCATTTTGCAATCGGTATGGGGCTTTATGTTGTTTTGGCTGAAAGATTGGCGATTAAATCTGGTGATCAAGATTACAAACTTTTCGTGAAAAAAAGTAGTGCTCTTATTCTTCTAATCTCGGCAATTTTGGGGGCTCTTAGTGGGGTTGGGATATGGTTTACAATTGCACTTGTATCACCTGTGGGAACGGCTTCACTTATACATACTTTTGTCTGGGGATGGGCAAGTGAGTGGGTTTTCTTTGTTCTCGAAATAGTTGCAATTTTGGTCTACTATTATACATGGGGGAAAGTATCTGATAGCACACATCAGTTGTGGGGTTGGTTGTATTTTATCGGTGGATGGATGAGTTTATTTATTATAAATGGTATTTTGACTTTTCAACTCACACCTGGAAAGTTTCTTGAAGATCATAGTTTTTGGAGCGGATTTTTTAATCCAACCTTTTGGCCATCTCTTTTGGGAAGAACTGGTATTACATTAATATTAGCTGGAATATATGCAACGTTAATCCTCTCCTTTAGCAAAGCAGAAGTTAAAAAAGTCTTTGGTAGATTCTCTGGATATTTTGTTATCATTGGTGCTGTATTAACCTTTTTAGGTATGTATTGGTGGGTGTATTCTATACCTGAAGCAACAAGAAGCAACTTCCTTGGAGGTAACGTTATACTATCCAGTTTCTTTAAAAATTCTATTTATCTGACTGTGTTACTTGTGGTATTATCTATAATCACCATGATGGCTATACCGAAGTATATGAATATTATTTTTGCGCTTATACTTTTGATAATTGGTCAAGCAGCATTTGGATATTATGAGTTTACTAGGGAAAGGGTTAGAAAGCCTTATGTGATTTATGATATTATCTACTCGAATGGTATATTTAAAAAAGATGTGGAGAAGATTTCATCGGAGTCCTTTTTAAAACATGCTAAGTGGGCGAATGTGTTAAATTCAAACGACGATATTGAGAAGGGTAAATCGATCTTCAATTCTCAATGTAGAATATGCCATATGCCAAACGGTTTCAATGCAATGAAACCAAAAGTTGAGGGTATGGCTGCGGAAGATTTAAAAGGTATGCTTGGCGATCTCAACGCCAATCCACTTATGCCTCCATTTGTGGGGAATGAGGAAGAAAAGCTCTATCTTGCTAAGTATCTGGAAAAAATAGGTCAGGGAGGTAACTAA
- a CDS encoding ABC transporter ATP-binding protein, whose protein sequence is MIEVNVRKELVGYKGNFTLDVDLKIEKGEFLTIFGKSGSGKTTVLRMIAGLLEPDEGIIRFGDKIYFDSSSGINLPPQKRSVGFVFQNYALFPNMTVYENIAYAADKGQLSKANEILKLVELYELKDRYPSSLSGGQQQRVALVRSIIRNPEILLLDEPLSALDFSIRLKLQDEVKEIHRRYGLTTILVSHDKPEVFKMSEKVVYLEDGKVRKIGTPREVFIEKNLSGKFSFFGTILDIRKSDVFNIVTVDINGNLVEVATVEDLNIGEEVIIGSKAFTPIVKRL, encoded by the coding sequence ATGATAGAGGTGAATGTTAGAAAAGAATTGGTGGGTTATAAAGGTAATTTTACTCTGGATGTTGATTTAAAGATAGAAAAAGGGGAGTTTTTGACTATTTTTGGTAAATCAGGTTCTGGAAAGACTACCGTTCTAAGGATGATTGCAGGTCTTTTGGAACCTGATGAGGGTATCATTAGATTTGGGGATAAGATATATTTTGATTCATCTTCAGGGATCAATTTGCCACCGCAAAAGAGAAGCGTGGGATTTGTATTCCAAAACTATGCACTTTTTCCAAATATGACGGTATATGAAAATATTGCATATGCAGCAGATAAAGGCCAGTTATCAAAAGCGAATGAAATATTAAAGCTTGTGGAGCTTTATGAGCTCAAAGATAGGTATCCATCATCATTATCAGGGGGACAGCAACAGCGGGTTGCGCTTGTTAGATCTATCATAAGAAATCCTGAAATACTTTTGTTGGACGAACCGCTTTCAGCTCTTGATTTCTCGATACGGTTAAAGCTTCAGGATGAGGTAAAAGAGATTCATAGAAGATATGGCTTGACCACCATACTTGTTTCACATGACAAACCAGAGGTATTTAAAATGTCAGAAAAGGTGGTTTATCTTGAAGATGGTAAAGTTCGGAAGATAGGCACACCCCGTGAAGTATTCATTGAAAAAAATTTATCAGGGAAGTTCTCTTTTTTTGGAACAATCCTTGATATAAGAAAGAGTGATGTTTTTAATATAGTTACTGTTGATATTAATGGTAATCTGGTGGAGGTTGCCACAGTGGAAGATTTAAATATTGGGGAGGAAGTTATTATAGGCTCAAAGGCGTTTACTCCTATTGTTAAGAGATTATGA
- the modB gene encoding molybdate ABC transporter permease subunit: MFEILKQIDYTPFYLTLKLAFTTTVILFIFGLPLAYLLSFSKIRLKSFIEALVALPLVLPPSVLGFYLLLIMSKNGFLGRLWEKSFGHQLAFHFEGVVIASVIFSFPFMVHPLLSGFKSINKSLIEASYTLGKSKINTLFRVILPNMKPAILTGLVLSFAHTIGEFGVVLMVGGSIDGETKVVSIAIYDAVEKIDYTTAHVYAAILFAISFFTLLVVYMFNKRFETGM; the protein is encoded by the coding sequence ATGTTTGAGATTTTAAAGCAGATAGACTACACTCCATTTTATCTTACATTAAAACTTGCTTTTACAACAACGGTTATCCTCTTTATTTTTGGGTTACCACTGGCATACCTTCTATCATTTTCTAAGATTAGACTTAAGTCGTTTATTGAGGCTTTAGTAGCTCTACCTCTGGTTTTACCACCTTCTGTCTTAGGTTTTTACCTCCTTTTGATAATGTCAAAAAATGGTTTTTTAGGAAGATTATGGGAGAAAAGTTTTGGGCATCAGCTTGCGTTTCATTTTGAAGGGGTAGTGATAGCTTCTGTGATATTTAGCTTCCCCTTTATGGTTCATCCGTTATTGTCAGGCTTCAAATCTATAAATAAGAGTCTTATTGAAGCATCATACACCCTTGGAAAGTCTAAAATAAATACACTTTTTCGTGTAATACTTCCCAATATGAAGCCTGCTATCCTCACCGGCTTAGTTTTGTCATTTGCTCATACGATTGGAGAATTTGGAGTTGTGCTTATGGTTGGAGGTAGTATTGATGGTGAGACTAAAGTTGTATCCATAGCCATATATGATGCTGTGGAAAAGATAGATTATACAACAGCCCATGTGTATGCGGCAATACTTTTTGCAATATCCTTCTTTACATTACTAGTTGTTTATATGTTTAATAAAAGATTTGAAACAGGGATGTAG
- a CDS encoding sulfite exporter TauE/SafE family protein, with the protein MRNFLSILTGFLVGNLGGLMGLGGAEFRIPVLIYIFKFAILPGIVINLTVSFFTVLFSFIFRGFIVPFDLVFSYILIALNILMGSLIGSYVGVHFATSVNQALLKKIVAIFLIFVALILFFHDLVYENGYILNLQNIVRIPLGFVLGVFIGVFSSMLGVAGGELIIPTLLFIYNVDIKIAGSVSLMISLPTIIMGIYKYNKKGFSKVISEEKNFIFLMVIGSILGSLLGSFFLKQFSSHGLRVMLGVVLTISSLKMLYINKKN; encoded by the coding sequence ATGAGAAATTTCTTAAGCATTTTGACGGGATTTTTAGTTGGTAATTTGGGGGGATTAATGGGATTGGGTGGTGCAGAGTTTAGAATTCCTGTTTTGATTTACATCTTTAAATTTGCAATACTACCGGGTATCGTCATTAATCTCACGGTGAGTTTTTTTACAGTTTTATTTTCCTTCATATTTAGAGGTTTTATAGTGCCTTTTGATCTTGTATTTTCTTACATTTTAATAGCTTTAAATATTCTTATGGGATCACTTATCGGTTCTTATGTTGGGGTACATTTTGCTACGTCAGTAAACCAGGCATTACTTAAAAAGATTGTTGCGATTTTTTTGATATTTGTTGCCCTTATACTTTTTTTTCATGATCTTGTATATGAAAATGGTTATATCTTAAATCTACAAAATATTGTTAGAATCCCTCTTGGATTTGTTTTAGGTGTTTTTATAGGAGTGTTTAGTAGTATGCTTGGGGTGGCTGGGGGAGAGTTGATTATACCAACACTTTTATTTATTTACAATGTAGATATAAAAATAGCTGGGAGTGTTAGTCTTATGATAAGCCTACCTACAATAATTATGGGTATTTATAAGTATAACAAGAAAGGGTTTTCAAAGGTCATTTCAGAGGAAAAGAACTTCATATTCTTGATGGTTATCGGTTCAATATTAGGGTCTTTACTTGGGAGTTTTTTCTTAAAGCAGTTTTCAAGTCATGGGTTAAGGGTAATGTTGGGGGTAGTACTTACAATTTCGTCACTTAAGATGCTGTATATAAATAAGAAAAATTAA
- the modD gene encoding ModD protein produces the protein MIDLTGFELDYIINEDIPLLDMTSMVLSLEGEGKISFICRENGIICGTEEVEQIFNKFGLKVLYKKRSGEFGQKGEDIFIGIGDVTGIHKVWKISVNILEYMSGIATKTYEFVRKAREVNPYITVSTTRKFMPFTKKLVMKSILVGGAVPHRVSISDTILIFKEHLVFKDYKEVVNNVEQIKRKSGGKSIGIEVETEEEAYECVEKGFDFVQLDKWSIEDIEKIVRYRNSIKSKTLIAVAGGINMENVRQFSKTGADIIVTSSLYWSKPLDIKVKIEKV, from the coding sequence ATGATAGATTTAACAGGTTTCGAGTTAGACTACATAATCAACGAAGATATCCCCCTATTGGATATGACATCGATGGTTCTATCTCTTGAGGGGGAGGGGAAAATATCTTTTATCTGCAGGGAAAATGGTATTATATGTGGAACTGAGGAGGTGGAACAGATCTTCAATAAGTTTGGATTAAAAGTCCTATACAAAAAAAGAAGTGGTGAGTTTGGACAAAAAGGGGAAGATATTTTTATAGGTATAGGGGATGTAACTGGAATACATAAAGTATGGAAGATATCTGTTAACATTCTGGAGTATATGAGCGGAATAGCCACAAAAACATATGAGTTTGTTAGAAAAGCAAGAGAAGTCAATCCATATATAACAGTCTCTACCACCAGAAAGTTTATGCCTTTTACAAAAAAGCTTGTAATGAAATCGATATTAGTTGGTGGAGCAGTTCCACATAGAGTATCCATCTCTGATACGATTCTGATATTTAAAGAGCATCTTGTTTTCAAAGATTATAAAGAGGTTGTAAATAACGTTGAACAAATAAAGAGAAAATCAGGTGGTAAATCTATTGGAATAGAAGTGGAGACAGAGGAAGAGGCCTACGAATGTGTAGAAAAAGGTTTTGATTTTGTACAGCTTGATAAGTGGAGTATTGAAGATATAGAAAAAATAGTAAGGTATAGAAATAGCATTAAATCAAAAACTTTGATAGCAGTCGCCGGAGGGATAAATATGGAGAATGTTAGGCAATTCTCCAAAACAGGAGCTGATATAATAGTGACATCATCTCTCTATTGGTCCAAACCTCTGGACATCAAAGTGAAGATAGAAAAGGTATGA
- the modA gene encoding molybdate ABC transporter substrate-binding protein encodes MKKIVFLSVLIIFVSKLIFAGEIVVYNAADLVYAMEEIGKLYSEKYPKDKVKMVFGSSGKGYTQIVNGAPYDIVLSADMEYVEKLKQQGIAISEIKPYAIGRIVIWKRKDSKLNISKGIEIVSDTRIQKIAIANWEHAPYGVAAKECLEYYGYFDKIKSKLVLGENISHTAQFVQTGAADIGFLALSISLGKKLQEQGEFYLLPAECHNEIRQGYTILKNAAKDSEKYATAKRFYDFIQTPDVRKIFVKYGFVLPGEK; translated from the coding sequence ATGAAAAAGATTGTATTTCTGTCCGTTTTAATAATTTTTGTTTCTAAATTAATATTTGCTGGAGAAATTGTGGTTTACAATGCAGCTGATCTTGTATATGCCATGGAAGAGATCGGTAAACTATACTCAGAAAAATATCCCAAAGATAAGGTAAAGATGGTTTTCGGGTCATCAGGGAAGGGATATACACAGATCGTAAATGGGGCACCTTATGATATAGTACTTTCTGCAGATATGGAGTATGTTGAAAAGTTAAAGCAGCAAGGGATAGCTATTTCTGAAATAAAGCCTTATGCCATTGGTCGGATAGTAATATGGAAAAGAAAAGATTCAAAATTAAACATATCAAAGGGTATTGAAATTGTAAGTGATACAAGAATACAGAAAATTGCAATTGCAAACTGGGAACATGCTCCATATGGTGTTGCTGCTAAAGAGTGTCTCGAATATTATGGGTATTTTGATAAAATAAAATCAAAATTGGTTCTGGGTGAAAACATAAGTCATACAGCACAATTTGTTCAAACAGGTGCTGCAGATATAGGTTTTCTGGCTTTGTCGATTTCACTCGGGAAGAAGTTACAGGAACAGGGGGAGTTTTATCTGTTACCCGCAGAATGTCATAATGAAATCAGGCAGGGATATACTATATTAAAAAATGCTGCTAAAGATTCGGAAAAGTATGCGACTGCAAAAAGATTCTACGATTTTATCCAAACCCCAGATGTTAGAAAGATATTTGTAAAATATGGATTTGTTTTACCTGGGGAGAAATAA